A section of the Halanaerobiales bacterium genome encodes:
- a CDS encoding heavy metal translocating P-type ATPase, which produces MSEEKINLDIEGMHCAACSSRVEKALNNSEGVKEANVNLSTEKAYITFDPEITDRNNLINAVKESGYDVKKNREKVIFDIGGMSCASCAQTIEKNLKTMDGVFNADVNIATDRGTVEYDPLELDKEEFVEIVKKSGYEIISFENNSKEEKDKKKINDEEKVKKAKRRMIGTWVFTIPIILWMIPEMFMGIVWPNQTIYNLGMILLAVPPLFIFGRRTFSSAYRSVKHGGANMDVLIAMGTGAAFITGPAVFFTPIANFAGVAGMIMAFHLTGKYIEESAKGRASEAIKKLMELGAKKAVIIEDGEEKEIKVDRLQPGDIMVVRPGEKIPTDGVIIEGQSSIDESMATGESMPVKRSEGDEVIGATVNQKGFLKVKATKVGKDTFLSQVVKMVEEAQGTKVPIQKFADKITGIFVPTVLVIATLTFLSWMIFPEFFQDIAYWASGFLPWVQPGLNSFTLAIFATISVLVIACPCALGLATPTALMVGSGIGAENGVLIRKGEAIQVMKDINAIVFDKTGTITKGKPELTDIVLGSTNNFKKEEVLKLAASVESASEHPLASAIVNAAEEKELSLKNVNNFESITAKGVKGEIDGKEVLIGNERLFSEKNIDVVDLKDELKKLENEAKTAMLVGYDQELIAVIAVADTLKEDSVEAINELKNMGLKTAMITGDNKRTAQAIANKVGIDHVVAEVLPDGKVKEIDNLKKKFGKIAMVGDGINDAPALTKADVGLAIGTGTDIAIESADITLVRGELSAVVTAVKLSRATFKKIKQNLFWAFFYNLIAIPVAVAGLLHPVIAEIAMATSSITVVTNANLLKKENIEASYLE; this is translated from the coding sequence ATGAGTGAAGAAAAAATAAATCTTGATATTGAGGGAATGCATTGTGCAGCCTGTTCTTCTAGAGTAGAGAAGGCATTAAACAATTCAGAAGGAGTAAAAGAAGCAAATGTAAATCTCAGTACTGAAAAAGCATATATTACTTTTGATCCAGAAATCACAGACAGAAATAACTTAATAAATGCTGTTAAAGAAAGTGGTTATGATGTAAAAAAAAATAGAGAAAAAGTAATTTTTGATATAGGTGGGATGAGTTGTGCTTCATGTGCTCAAACAATAGAAAAAAATCTTAAAACAATGGATGGAGTATTCAATGCTGATGTTAATATTGCAACAGATAGAGGAACTGTAGAATATGATCCCTTAGAACTTGATAAAGAAGAATTTGTAGAGATAGTTAAAAAGAGTGGTTATGAAATAATTTCTTTTGAGAATAATAGTAAAGAAGAAAAAGATAAAAAAAAAATAAATGATGAAGAAAAAGTAAAAAAGGCTAAAAGGAGAATGATTGGAACCTGGGTTTTTACTATTCCTATAATCTTATGGATGATCCCAGAAATGTTTATGGGAATAGTCTGGCCCAATCAAACTATCTATAATTTAGGGATGATTTTACTGGCAGTTCCTCCCCTATTTATTTTTGGCAGAAGGACTTTTAGTAGTGCTTATAGATCAGTTAAACATGGTGGAGCCAATATGGATGTTTTAATTGCAATGGGTACTGGAGCAGCTTTTATTACAGGACCAGCGGTCTTTTTTACACCAATAGCTAATTTTGCCGGAGTTGCCGGAATGATTATGGCATTTCATCTTACTGGAAAATATATTGAAGAATCTGCTAAGGGAAGAGCTTCAGAGGCTATTAAAAAATTAATGGAGCTTGGAGCAAAAAAAGCGGTGATTATTGAAGATGGAGAAGAAAAAGAGATAAAAGTGGATAGACTTCAACCAGGAGATATTATGGTTGTTAGACCAGGGGAAAAAATTCCTACAGATGGAGTTATTATAGAAGGTCAAAGTTCTATAGATGAATCAATGGCTACCGGTGAATCAATGCCAGTTAAAAGATCTGAAGGTGATGAAGTAATAGGCGCTACTGTAAATCAAAAAGGTTTTCTCAAAGTTAAAGCAACCAAAGTAGGTAAAGATACATTTTTATCTCAAGTTGTAAAAATGGTAGAAGAAGCCCAGGGAACTAAAGTTCCTATCCAAAAATTTGCAGACAAAATAACAGGAATTTTTGTTCCGACGGTTTTGGTAATTGCTACTTTAACCTTTCTTTCCTGGATGATATTTCCTGAATTTTTCCAGGATATAGCTTATTGGGCAAGTGGATTTTTACCCTGGGTTCAACCGGGATTGAATTCATTTACTCTGGCAATTTTTGCAACGATTTCCGTTTTAGTAATTGCCTGTCCCTGTGCTTTAGGATTGGCTACTCCAACAGCTTTAATGGTTGGGAGTGGAATAGGGGCAGAAAATGGTGTGCTAATTAGAAAAGGTGAAGCAATTCAGGTTATGAAAGATATAAATGCCATTGTTTTTGATAAAACTGGGACTATTACTAAAGGTAAGCCAGAATTGACAGATATAGTTTTAGGATCAACCAATAATTTTAAAAAAGAAGAAGTATTAAAATTAGCTGCTTCTGTAGAATCAGCTTCTGAACATCCTTTAGCAAGTGCGATAGTTAATGCTGCTGAAGAAAAAGAACTTTCATTAAAAAATGTAAATAATTTTGAATCAATAACGGCCAAAGGAGTTAAAGGAGAAATAGATGGTAAAGAAGTATTGATTGGTAATGAGAGATTGTTTTCGGAAAAAAATATAGATGTAGTTGATTTAAAAGATGAATTAAAGAAATTAGAAAATGAAGCCAAAACTGCTATGTTAGTTGGTTATGATCAGGAATTAATTGCTGTAATTGCAGTTGCTGATACTTTAAAAGAGGACTCAGTTGAAGCTATAAATGAACTAAAAAATATGGGACTTAAGACTGCAATGATTACAGGAGATAATAAAAGAACTGCTCAGGCTATCGCAAATAAAGTTGGTATAGATCATGTTGTGGCTGAAGTGCTTCCAGATGGAAAAGTAAAGGAAATAGATAATTTGAAAAAGAAATTTGGGAAGATAGCAATGGTTGGAGATGGAATTAATGATGCTCCAGCATTAACTAAAGCAGATGTTGGTTTAGCAATTGGTACTGGTACTGATATAGCAATTGAGTCAGCTGATATAACTTTAGTAAGAGGTGAACTTTCAGCTGTAGTTACTGCTGTGAAACTTTCACGGGCTACATTCAAAAAAATTAAGCAAAATCTATTCTGGGCATTTTTCTATAACCTTATAGCTATTCCAGTAGCAGTAGCTGGATTATTACATCCAGTAATAGCTGAGATTGCAATGGCTACCAGTTCAATAACTGTTGTTACAAATGCAAATTTATTAAAAAAAGAAAATATTGAAGCTTCATATTTAGAATAA
- a CDS encoding HD domain-containing phosphohydrolase, whose translation MKKINEKIGIYEILKSFSYSMDLISETVVGHHNKVAYISLELGKEMNLSNTQLKKLVISALIHDLGVFYLHQSFSDLSFDSRRNQHAEIGYHLLKNNSPIADIPEIIRYHHHEWDKKNNDEIPRLSNILHLADRIAVLIKDDSPILSQKKRIIKIIKKNRKLRFCPEAVEKFIKLSIREDFWLNIISNTRIEKKLDDFFLPPSWLINYDEVLKISNLISHIIDFRSSFTATHSEGIAAISAHLSKYLNFNKKEQKKMKIAGYLHDIGKLVVPPAVLNKSGKLTNEEWNIMKTHTYYTYQALSTTENLNTIREWASYHHEKLNGKGYPFHLNKNQLSLGSKIMGVSDVFTAITEDRPYRKGMEYSKVKIILNEMAVENELDEELVGIVLDDFDEFNDIREEVQVKTKKYFNKFNRKAKNILDSLDGENISSDRPEALK comes from the coding sequence ATGAAAAAAATCAACGAAAAAATTGGTATCTATGAAATTTTAAAATCCTTCTCCTATTCTATGGACTTAATCAGTGAAACAGTTGTGGGTCATCACAATAAAGTTGCTTATATTTCTTTAGAATTAGGAAAAGAAATGAATTTATCTAATACTCAACTAAAAAAACTAGTCATCTCTGCTCTAATCCATGATTTAGGAGTTTTTTATCTCCATCAAAGTTTTTCAGATTTAAGTTTTGATAGTCGTAGAAATCAGCATGCAGAAATTGGCTATCATTTACTAAAAAACAATTCTCCAATAGCTGATATACCAGAAATCATAAGATATCACCACCATGAATGGGACAAAAAAAATAATGATGAAATTCCTAGATTAAGCAATATATTACACCTGGCTGATAGAATAGCAGTTTTAATCAAAGATGATTCACCTATTTTAAGCCAGAAAAAAAGAATCATAAAGATAATTAAAAAAAATAGAAAATTACGTTTCTGTCCTGAAGCAGTAGAAAAATTTATTAAACTTTCCATTAGAGAGGATTTTTGGCTTAACATTATCTCTAACACTAGAATAGAAAAAAAACTAGATGATTTTTTTCTACCTCCAAGCTGGTTAATAAATTATGATGAAGTCCTAAAAATAAGTAATCTTATAAGTCATATCATTGATTTTAGAAGCTCTTTTACTGCTACTCACTCCGAAGGAATCGCTGCAATTTCAGCACACTTAAGTAAGTACTTGAATTTTAACAAAAAAGAACAGAAAAAAATGAAAATTGCTGGTTATTTACACGATATTGGTAAACTTGTAGTACCTCCAGCAGTTTTAAATAAATCTGGTAAATTAACAAATGAGGAATGGAATATAATGAAAACCCATACTTATTATACCTATCAAGCTCTTTCCACTACTGAAAATCTAAATACAATTAGAGAATGGGCTTCCTACCATCACGAAAAACTAAACGGTAAAGGGTATCCATTTCATCTTAATAAAAATCAATTATCTCTAGGTTCAAAAATAATGGGAGTTTCTGATGTTTTTACAGCTATCACTGAAGATAGGCCTTATAGGAAAGGTATGGAATATTCAAAGGTGAAAATTATATTAAATGAAATGGCAGTAGAAAATGAACTGGATGAAGAATTAGTTGGAATAGTTCTCGATGATTTTGATGAATTTAATGATATTAGAGAAGAAGTTCAGGTTAAAACTAAAAAATATTTTAATAAATTTAATAGAAAAGCAAAAAACATTCTGGATTCCTTAGACGGGGAGAATATTTCATCTGATAGACCTGAAGCTTTAAAATAA
- a CDS encoding SHOCT domain-containing protein, whose translation MGFVRGCFNPAFMFRGGGGFMMIFFWGLLIVAAFYLFKYISGYNNQKKGYENYRKSDSSYGRKTETELSPEEIARRRYAKGEIDKEEFERIKNDLRE comes from the coding sequence ATGGGATTTGTTAGAGGTTGTTTTAATCCTGCTTTTATGTTTAGAGGAGGTGGAGGTTTTATGATGATTTTCTTTTGGGGATTGTTAATAGTTGCTGCTTTCTATTTATTTAAATATATTAGTGGTTATAATAATCAAAAGAAAGGGTATGAAAATTATAGAAAAAGTGATTCTTCTTATGGAAGAAAAACAGAAACTGAGTTAAGTCCTGAAGAAATAGCTAGAAGAAGATATGCAAAAGGTGAAATAGATAAAGAAGAATTTGAAAGAATTAAGAATGATTTAAGGGAATAA